Within Quadrisphaera sp. DSM 44207, the genomic segment GGCGCGACCTGGCCCGCTACGCGGAGCACCTGCGCGCCGCGGGGCGCAGCGACCCCGCGCAGGTGGGCGAGGAGGACGTCTCCGCCTTCGTGCTCGCGCTGCGCTCGGGGCAGGACGGGCGCCCGGCGCTGACGGCGTCCTCGGCCGCGCGCGCCGTCGTCGCCGTGCGCGGCTGGCACCGCTTCCTCGTCCTCGAGGGCGCCACGGCCGCCGACCCCGCCGCCGCCGTCCGCCCGCCGGCGGCCCCGCGCCGGCTGCCGAAGGCGATCGGGGTGGGCGAGGTGGAGCGGCTGCTGGAGGCGGCCTCCGCGGGGGAGGCGTTGACCGCCCTGCGCGACCGGGCGCTGCTGGAGGTGCTCTACGGCACGGGCGCGCGCATCAGCGAGGCCGTCGGGCTCGACCTGGACGACGTGCCCGCCGGCGGGGCCGACGGGGTCGGGGAGCCGGCCGTGGTGCGCCTGCGCGGCAAGGGCGGCAAGGAGCGCGTGGTGCCGCTGGGCAGCTACGCGCTGGAGGCGCTGGCGGCCTACCTGGTGCGGGCGCGCCCGGCGCTGGCGGCCTGCGCTGTGCGCCCCGGGCCGGCGGTCTTCCTCAACTCGCGCGGGGCGCGGCTGTCGCGGCAGAGCGCGTGGGCGGTGCTGCGCAGCGCCGCCGAGCGCGCGGGCGTCGGCAGCGCGAGCGCGCCGGTCTCCCCGCACACCCTGCGCCACTCCTACGCCACGCACCTGCTCGAGGGCGGGGCGGACGTGCGGGTGGTGCAGGAGCTGCTCGGGCACGCGAGCGTGACGACCACCCAGGTGTACACGCTCGTGACCGCCGACACGCTGCGCGAGGTGTACGCCGCGGCCCACCCGAGGGCCCTGGCCTGAGGGCCGCCGCACCCCCGCCGCACCCCCGCCGCAGC encodes:
- a CDS encoding site-specific tyrosine recombinase XerD, whose amino-acid sequence is MSGAAPAPPRRADALERAVEQYLAHLRVERGLSVNTLAAYRRDLARYAEHLRAAGRSDPAQVGEEDVSAFVLALRSGQDGRPALTASSAARAVVAVRGWHRFLVLEGATAADPAAAVRPPAAPRRLPKAIGVGEVERLLEAASAGEALTALRDRALLEVLYGTGARISEAVGLDLDDVPAGGADGVGEPAVVRLRGKGGKERVVPLGSYALEALAAYLVRARPALAACAVRPGPAVFLNSRGARLSRQSAWAVLRSAAERAGVGSASAPVSPHTLRHSYATHLLEGGADVRVVQELLGHASVTTTQVYTLVTADTLREVYAAAHPRALA